One genomic segment of Microbacterium sp. ProA8 includes these proteins:
- a CDS encoding lysophospholipid acyltransferase family protein gives MATKRRRASPEKTRPSAFWPLAAIVVPLLSLLFKLEIDGQEKLPRDGAYVLAPNHLSEVDPLVVALAVWRSGRAPRFMAKESLFRVPVLGWALRATGMVPVARAASAASARATLEASETLVEHGRGVIVYPEGSLTREPELWPMRGKTGAVRLALAGGIPVIPMAHWGAQQVLPRYGKLKLWPLRRRVRVVIGDPVDLSAYVGRASSQSALVEATDVVMADIAGLLSQLRGEPAPPERWNPADHGQKETGRLEP, from the coding sequence GTGGCGACGAAACGCCGGCGCGCATCCCCCGAGAAGACGCGTCCGAGCGCCTTCTGGCCGCTTGCGGCCATCGTGGTGCCCCTGCTGAGCCTGCTGTTCAAGCTCGAGATCGACGGCCAGGAGAAGCTGCCTCGCGACGGGGCCTACGTCCTCGCACCGAACCACCTCAGTGAAGTCGACCCCCTCGTGGTCGCACTCGCGGTGTGGCGCAGTGGCCGGGCGCCCCGGTTCATGGCGAAGGAGAGCCTGTTCCGCGTGCCCGTGCTGGGATGGGCGCTGAGGGCGACGGGCATGGTGCCGGTCGCGCGCGCCGCCTCCGCCGCCTCGGCCCGCGCGACGCTCGAGGCGTCCGAGACCCTGGTAGAGCACGGTCGCGGCGTGATCGTCTACCCCGAGGGCTCGCTCACCCGCGAGCCCGAGCTGTGGCCCATGCGTGGCAAGACCGGCGCCGTCCGTCTCGCGCTGGCCGGCGGCATCCCTGTCATCCCGATGGCTCACTGGGGCGCCCAGCAGGTGCTGCCGCGCTACGGCAAGCTCAAGCTCTGGCCGCTGCGCCGCCGTGTGCGCGTGGTCATCGGCGACCCCGTCGACCTGTCGGCCTACGTCGGACGGGCGTCTTCGCAGTCGGCGCTCGTCGAGGCGACCGACGTGGTGATGGCCGACATCGCGGGCCTGCTCTCGCAGCTGCGCGGAGAGCCGGCACCGCCCGAGCGCTGGAACCCGGCCGATCACGGCCAGAAGGAGACGGGGCGCCTTGAGCCGTAG
- the murA gene encoding UDP-N-acetylglucosamine 1-carboxyvinyltransferase — translation MKPLLNVAAGESTAAEAEEQEVTGEVLAIRGGRPLTGRVEVKGAKNLVTKAMVAALLGETASTLRDVPDISDVHVVRSLLEVHGVRVDEGEEEGTFHFDPSGAVSAHFEEIDAHAGASRIPILFCGPLLHLLGEALIPDLGGCRIGDRPINFHMDALRAFGAVVDKSYEGIRITAPQGLHGANIELPYPSVGATEQVLLTAVKAKGTTELRNAAIEPEIMDLIAVLQKMGAIISYEPNRVILIEGVDTLQGYDHRAIFDRNEAASWACAALATDGDIFVGGAKQQEMLTFLNVFRKAGGWFDVREDGIQFRRGGALKPVVVETDVHPGFMTDWQQPLIVALTQAEGTSTVHETVYENRLGFTDALNLMGADIVVHPQGLDTVGRRVPRRALEQAAVINGPTALHGADVVVPDLRGGYSYVIAALAAEGESIVRNVGIIRRGYEKFLAKLDMLGADFDVIG, via the coding sequence GGAGGAACAGGAAGTGACCGGAGAAGTCCTGGCGATCAGGGGCGGGCGGCCGCTCACCGGCCGGGTCGAGGTCAAGGGCGCGAAGAACCTCGTCACCAAGGCGATGGTCGCGGCCCTTCTCGGCGAGACCGCGAGCACCCTGCGCGATGTCCCCGACATCAGCGACGTGCATGTGGTCCGCTCGCTGCTCGAGGTCCACGGCGTTCGGGTCGACGAGGGTGAAGAAGAGGGCACGTTCCACTTCGACCCCAGCGGCGCGGTGTCGGCCCACTTCGAAGAGATCGACGCCCACGCCGGAGCGTCGCGCATCCCGATCCTGTTCTGCGGACCGCTGCTGCATCTGCTCGGCGAGGCGCTCATCCCCGACCTCGGCGGCTGCCGCATCGGCGACCGGCCGATCAACTTCCACATGGACGCGCTGCGCGCGTTCGGGGCGGTCGTCGACAAGAGCTACGAGGGCATCCGGATCACGGCGCCCCAGGGGCTGCACGGTGCGAACATCGAGCTGCCCTACCCGAGTGTCGGCGCGACGGAGCAGGTGCTGCTCACGGCGGTCAAGGCCAAGGGCACGACGGAGCTGCGCAACGCCGCCATCGAGCCCGAGATCATGGATCTCATCGCGGTCCTTCAGAAGATGGGCGCGATCATCTCGTACGAGCCCAACCGCGTGATCCTCATCGAGGGTGTCGACACGCTGCAGGGCTACGACCACCGCGCGATCTTCGATCGCAACGAGGCCGCGTCCTGGGCCTGCGCCGCTCTCGCCACCGACGGCGACATCTTCGTCGGCGGGGCGAAGCAGCAGGAGATGCTGACCTTCCTCAACGTGTTCCGCAAGGCCGGAGGCTGGTTCGACGTCCGGGAGGACGGCATCCAGTTCCGCCGCGGCGGCGCGCTCAAGCCCGTCGTGGTCGAGACCGACGTGCACCCCGGCTTCATGACCGACTGGCAGCAGCCCCTGATCGTGGCGCTCACGCAGGCCGAAGGCACCTCGACCGTCCACGAGACGGTGTACGAGAACCGTCTGGGCTTCACCGACGCGCTCAACCTGATGGGCGCCGACATCGTGGTGCATCCCCAGGGTCTCGACACGGTCGGACGCCGCGTTCCCCGGCGCGCTCTCGAGCAGGCCGCCGTGATCAACGGGCCGACCGCGCTCCATGGCGCCGACGTCGTCGTCCCCGACCTGCGAGGCGGGTACAGCTACGTGATCGCGGCACTCGCGGCAGAGGGCGAGTCGATCGTGCGCAACGTCGGCATCATCCGGCGCGGGTACGAGAAGTTCCTCGCCAAGCTCGACATGCTCGGCGCCGACTTCGACGTCATCGGATAG